The Megalops cyprinoides isolate fMegCyp1 chromosome 22, fMegCyp1.pri, whole genome shotgun sequence genome contains a region encoding:
- the ints12 gene encoding integrator complex subunit 12 has translation MAATVTLELDPIFLKGLGYLHSKSKDSAEKLKALLDESLARGSDPVYRPSHKETEVAKVSVTKVSLSKQDPKSASISSSSGSSTSKSSSFEKSKKESEKRPSEKVKVDPGDGVDPPKKPRLEKQESRSSPVTVQTSKDLGLPYLASFDETSADDFAMEMGLACVMCRQMTVTSGNQLVECQECHNLYHQDCHKPQVTDKEVNDPRLVWYCARCTRQMKRMAQKTQKPAQKAAPAAVSAVPVVKDTLVKKPEVKPKPDTASTFQAFKRAEVKSSATVASSPSGGGSNSSSSGLTGWAAFGAKTATASAKLGSSTPGSGGKSGTPASGVKPPGLTALAGAKPGLGAKMAGVGGNGNTSSTPPLLKPPPPLTLGKPGVIRSNSNEGVSKAGVASSSSSSSSTSAGSGQSGGSGGNGGSGGSGNGGGSSNNGAKGSADALAGGKGHTSQESQLNAMKRLQLVKKKAAQKKLKK, from the exons ATGGCTGCAACAGTAACCCTGGAACTGGACCCGATCTTTCTGAAAGGTCTGGGATACCTGCATTCCAAAAGCAAAGATTCGGCCGAAAAACTGAAAGCTCTGCTGGACGAGTCATTGGCAAGAGGGAGTGACCCGGTCTACCGGCCCTCACACAAG GAAACGGAAGTTGCCAAGGTGTCTGTCACAAAAGTGAGCTTGAGCAAGCAGGACCCAAAATCTGCCTCTATTTCTTCCTCATCGGGCAGCAGTACTAGCAAGTCCAGCAGCTTTGAgaagagcaagaaagagagtgaaaaaaggCCTTCAGAAAAG GTTAAAGTAGATCCCGGCGATGGAGTGGACCCACCAAAGAAGCCTCGtctggagaagcaggagagtCGATCCTCTCCAGTCACGGTTCAGACCAGCAAGGACCTCGGGCTGCCTTACCTGGCCAGCTTCGATGAGACTAGCGCGGACGACTTTGCCATGGAGATGGGTCTGGCCTGTGTGATGTGCCG GCAGATGACCGTCACCTCAGGGAACCAGCTGGTGGAGTGTCAGGAGTGTCACAACCTGTACCACCAGGACTGTCACAAGCCACAGGTGACAGACAAGGAGGTCAATGACCCGCGGCTGGTGTGGTACTGCGCCCGCTGCACCAGGCAAATGAAGCGCATG GCGCAGAAGACGCAGAAGCCTGCGCAGAAAGCAGCCCCTGCAGCGGTGTCTGCGGTGCCTGTGGTGAAGGACACGCTGGTGAAAAAGCCGGAGGTCAAGCCCAAGCCAGACACGGCCAGCACCTTCCAGGCCTTCAAGAGGGCAGAGGTCAAG TCGTCCGCGACAGTGGCGTCGAGCCCCTCCGGCGGcggcagcaacagcagctcGAGCGGGCTGACGGGGTGGGCCGCCTTCGGTGCGAAGACCGCCACCGCCAGCGCCAAACTGGGCTCCTCCACACCGGGCAGCGGGGGAAAAAGCGGCACGCCCGCTTCCGGGGTGAAGCCACCGGGACTGACGGCGCTGGCCGGCGCCAAGCCGGGGCTGGGCGCCAAGATGGCGGGGGTTGGCGGCAATGGCAACACCAGCTCCACCCCACCTCTGCTGAAGCCCCCGCCGCCCCTGACTTTAGGGAAACCCGGGGTGATCCGCTCCAACAGCAATGAAGGTGTTAGCAAGGCGGGCGtggccagctccagcagcagcagcagcagcacctcgGCCGGCAGTGGTCAGTCAGGAGGCAGTGGTGGGAATGGCGGGTCTGGAGGGAGCGGGAATGGAGGCGGCAGCAGCAACAACGGAGCTAAAGGCAGCGCAGACGCCCTGGCTGGAGGCAAGGGCCACACCTCCCAGGAGTCTCAGCTCAATGCCATGAAGCGCCTACAGCTGGTCAAAAAGAAAGCGGCGCAGAAGAAGCTAAAGAAATAA